The Athene noctua chromosome 25, bAthNoc1.hap1.1, whole genome shotgun sequence region CTCCGTAGGAAGCCGGGGAGGTTtgaaggagctgcagagagcagtggcCAAAGCCGTGGCTTTGCTCTTGCTGCCAGCCCCATCTATCGACAGCTTTCAGCTCTTGCAGTCCCCGAAGTCCTGCTGGGAGAGGGATTTGAGCTACCAGACAAAAATCATAAGGTGGAGGAGACTTGGGAATCGCTCCCTGCACAAACCTGTCCTTGTCCTGGTTGCTCGGAAAGTTTCCCCTTAAAATACTTTGGCTCATCCAGGCTGGTTGGAAAGTCCTGCCAGGTCCCTGTGGCATCACTGACATCTCCTTTCCTTGGTCCCGGTGCTTCCTCTCTGGGCGTTACACCAGGGAGGGCTTGGCCCGTTTTGAGTTGAGCTAATTCTTATGCGCTGCCGCTTGGCGAGGGAGCGTGACAGGAGGGACCCCCCACCCTGACCCCTTCTCCCCTTCCAGAGCCATCATGAAGCTGAACGGGCACCAGCTGGAGAACCACGCGCTGAAGGTCTCCTACATCCCCGACGAGCAGTCCCTGCCAGGGCCGGAGaacgggcggcggggcggcttCGGGGCGCGCGGTGcccccaggcagggctccccCGTCACCGCGGGGGCACCGGTCAAGCAGCAGCCGGTGGATATCCCCCTCCGCCTCCTGGTGCCCACCCAGTACGTGGGTGCCATCATCGGCAAGGAAGGAGCCACCATCAGGAACATCACCAAGCAGACGCAGTCCAAGTGAGTCCGTTCTCCCACGAGCCAGTTTGCACCTTGCCCAGGGGTCTGCAGTGATCTAccaggctggatttttttttttttttttttttttccagagaacagGCTATTTGAGGCCCCTCTGGCTCTCCTGCCATGCAGGGCAGTGTGTCCAAGAGCCACCTTCCCATGCCCTGCCCCAGCCAGGCTTTCTTGGCTGCAGTTCCCTCCACGTCTCCCTTTGCTGGGGCTGTCCTGGCTGGGACGGGATTTGGGCAGGCGCACGGGGAAGGTCAGTGCTTCAGCTGGTCTTGTTTAACATGAGCTTGTTGAGCTTCACCTTCCTACTCTTGCATTTGGCCCCCAAGTTTGTGTTGGCTACAGCTCTTGTCCCCCAAGGAAGGCTTTATCTGAGACGTGGAATGATGGACAGCCCATCCCATCCCCCAGGCACGTGCTTGTTCCACTACTTAATCGCTCCTGttgcttaaaataaatagatGCTGACGCCTTATTTGGATTTCTGTGATTTGAGCTTCTAGCCGCTGCGTCCACATCGAGTATCAAGCCCAGAATTAACTCCTCTTGCCTTCCCTGGGTGCATATAACCTTACAGCTGAGTGTGAGCTCCAGGCGGTTTGTGGGGAGCGGAGCAGCCGGCGTTGACGttgctgggaagctgcagagctCCTCCTCCCCGCGCCCCCCAACACCCATCCCGTGCTTGCAGGATCGACGTGCACCGGAAAGAAAACGCGGGAGCTGCAGAAAAAGCCATCAGCATCCACTCCACCCCCGAgggctgctccgccgcctgcaaGATGATTTTGGAGATCATGCAGAAGGAGGCGAAGGACACCAAGACGTAAGGTTTCCCCCTGCCTTTCTGTGCGCGTTTAACCCAGGCGTGGCTCTTGGCTGGGTTCTGGTACCACCCCAACACCCCGAGCCAGGTGATGCTCCCATGTGGGCAGAAGCTTCGGTTTGGGGGACCCAGGGGCTCTAAGCAAGGGGACTTGAGCTTGCCCCATCCCTCTGTACCAAATCCCTCCTCTTCTGGCTGCAGTAATccttcatgttgttttttttttttccccccctttcctctCTCAAGAGCTGACGAAGTGCCTCTGAAAATCTTGGCCCATAACAACTTTGTGGGGCGCCTGATTGGCAAAGAAGGGCGAAACTTGAAGAAAGTGGAGCAGGACACAGAGACAAAGATCACCATCTCGTCGTAAGGCTCCTCGCTGCCTTTGGGGAAACCAGGGCAGACCTTCAGCCCAGGGCAGatggggaggatgaggaggagacGGGTGATGTGATGAGAGTGGGCAGAGATGCTTCTCTGTCAGCTGGGAAGCCAGCCTGTGGCATGGGTGCTTTACTCCCCAGATTGAAAAATCTTGGCTTTATGTTGTCTGTATTCCTCTCCCCATCGCTTTGGTGTTCCCGCCCTGTCCCTTCAGGGCTGCAGAGCTCAGAACTGGCTGGGACGGGGGTTTTACTCTTAAGCCATGTTTTTAGGGAAGGCAGAGCGGACTTCCCAGTGCAAACCATGATACCTGCTCTGACTGGGACCAGACAGTCTCAGCATATGGTGGCAGTAGCACCCAGTGTCCCTGGCTCCCCAAGAGCACCCATCAGAAGGACTGGAGAACCTGGCGTAGCACTGGTCGGGCAGGGCAGGGTCTCGGCGCTGACCCTGGCTGTCCCCTCAGCTTGCAGGACCTGACTCTGTACAACCCCGAAAGGACCATCACGGTGAAGGGCTCCATCGAGAACTGCTGCAAAGCGGAGCAGGAGATCATGAAGAAAGTGCGGGAAGCCTACGAGAACGACGTGGCCGCCATGAGTGTGAGTGGAATCTGGTCCTGCCCTGCATCTCGGCTGATGGGAGCTCTCTAGgagggttgttcagtctggagaagaggaggctgaggggagacctcctggccctctgcaactccctgccaggagggggcagagaggggggatgagtctctggagccaaggccccagcgccaggccccgagggaatggcctcaagctgcccagggcagggtcaggctggctctgaggaaggatttctgtgcagaaggggctgttgggcgttggaatgggctgcccagggcaggggggagtccccgggatccctgggggggttgaagagtcgggctgagccagcgctgagggatctgggggagttgggaagggtcagggtgaggttcatggttgggctggaggagcttcaagggcttttccaacccagatgagtCTGGAATTCTGTGACGCCCTGATAAAACCAATGagcatttctttcctcttgccCTTAGTTACAATCTCACCTCATCCCTGGCCTTAACCTGGCTGCCGTTGgcctcttccctgcctcctccaacGCAGTACCTCCTCCACCCAGCAGCGTCTCCGGGGCTGCGCCATACAGCTCCTTCATGGTAGGTGAACACCAGGCAGCTCAAACTCCTCCTGCTTCCAGCTTGGGGATCTCCCCTGCCTGGAGAAGACCCTCGTGATGGTCGGGGTTGTGCCTCCAGCATCCCCCGCTGCCAGCAGGCAGGTCAGGTCCAGCGTGGGGGCAAGATCTGGTCTTGGAAACTCAGCGGAGAAGCTGTTCAGCCCCTGCAGAGGGTCTGGTGGTGGCTCAGCCCTGCACCCTTGGGAGAGGTGTGGGCATCATTTGAGAGGGGACATGGAACCTTGATCCCCGTGGTGACGCCCTGAACGGTGACACTGTACCCGCAGCCTCCGGAGCAGGAGACGGTGCACGTCTTCATCCCCGCGCAGGCGGTCGGCGCCATCATCGGCAAGAAGGGGCAGCACATCAAGCAGCTCTCCCGGTTCGCAAGTGCCTCTATCAAGGTAGAGTTGTCCCGGTGATGACCCCCCTACTcttccagcacctccctgggcctGGAGGGGGGGCCCTTTCTGGCTGCAGAAACCACCTGGAAAAACCCAGGTGTTCAGGCTGGGGGCCCAATCCTACGGCGCTCCCCGCTACAGCCATCACCATCTCTCTCCCCGCTCCAGATTGCTCCTCCGGAGACGCCGGACTCCAAAGTGCGCATGGTCGTCATCACGGGCCCCCCGGAAGCTCAGTTCAAGGTTCCCCCTGCGCTGCCCTCACCGCGGGGGATTTGGGGAGTCCCTCTCTGTCACCCCGTGGAGCCGGGAAGGGAGGAGCAGGATGGTTGAGCCCAATTTTGAGCCCTTCAGTTTGTGGTTGGGTtaagccagcagcagctctcccaggGGCTGAACTGGTTTGAAATCCTGAGGAACTGGGATTTCCTGGGATGCTGGCGGGTCTCAGGGGTGGAGaacatccccccccccggccccgagctGGCTGCCACGGTTGGGGACACGCTGGGGAAAGGCATCTCGGGTGGCGTCTGACTCCGTGCTCCGTCCCCTCCGCAGGCACAAGGCAGGATTTACGGGAAGCTGAAGGAGGAAAACTTCTTTGGACCGAAGGAAGAAGTGAAGCTGGAGACACACATCCGGGTGCCCGCCTCGGCCGCGGGCAGGGTCATCGGCAAAGGGGGCAAAACCGTAAGGAAAAGCGGTGCTTGGATGGGGGTGGGAGCACCTGGGGGGGACATGCACCCCCTCCCTGGGAGGGTGGCTGCTTCGTGGCAgtgcctggggacaccccagggacagATTTCCCGGGGGACTGGCTGGGGTTTCCCGCAGCGGCTCGTCCTTGCCGCGGGGTGATCTCTGCCTCTTCCCGGCAGGTCAACGAGCTGCAGAACCTGACGGCAGCCGAGGTGGTGGTGCCGCGGGACCAGACCCCCGACGAGAATGAGCAGGTCATTGTGAAGATCATCGGGCACTTCTACGCCAGCCAGGTACGGCCCCGGCGGCTCCTGCGCTAAACACTAGTGGATTCTCTGATGGCTTGTATGGGGTTGTGCCCAACGTGCGTCTCCTCCTgtggaagtttgttttttttttttccacgcctGGCTGGTGGTGGTTGCAGAAGTGGGTGACGGTGAGCTGTGCCTTTTTGCCGTGGGTAACGGTGGGGGGAAGCAGGAAGAGGCATGGCAGAGTGTGACCTCCCGAACCCAACTTCTGGAGGAAACACCACTCAAACTAGAGCAGGAAGGGATTTCCAGGAGTGAGTTCTCTCCATCGTCTTTCACACAACATGCAAAgctgtttccctcaccccagggccccagGGTCTGTCCCCCTCCAGCTCTTCTCTTTTGTTCTTCTCATCGGCAGATGGCTCAGCGCAAGATCCGAGACATCCTGGCCCAGGTGAAGCAGCAGCACCAGAAGGGACAGAGCGGCCAGACGCAAGCGCGGAGGAAATAAGAGCAGCACCAACACCAACGTGAAAAGCGGAACAAGCCAATGCCGGGCTTAAGAGTGGCTGGGAATCAGTTACCGTAGACAGatgctaatttttttcattaaccGATCGAGATTAAAAGGCAGTTTGATTGGCTTCCGAGGTAGATGGctagggtttaaaaaaaaaaaaaaaaaaaaaaaataaaaatttatttggaTCCGTTTTTAAGCTCCACGTGCCAGGACAGCTACTTAAATGAAATGAGAGGTGCTGCAACGGGCCGGGCTGCTCTGCTGGGGCCGGCGTGGCACCGGGTGCCCAGGGAGGGTGATGATGTGACAAAGCCTTGGCCACCGTGGCACTGGGTCCCCTCTTGTGGGTGCAGCATTTGCCCTCTCATTTAAGTAGCCTCTGGAGGTCCTGTCCCAGCCGAGGTGCCCGGTGGCTACATCTCCCcaaccctctccctccccacggCTGGTGGATATTCCCAGAGTGACATTAAGCCTTTTGGagcatttaattttgattttttttttttttttcagttttaattttttttttttttttaaattccaggcGATTCTTGCCAACCCCTATTGGTAAATGAGATccattgtggggaaaaaaaaaaaaaaaaagataaaaaaacacCCCCCACCTTAGCACCAAATGGATTTGTGTCCCTTGGGAGCTCTGCACCGCTCCAGTCTCGGAACCACCAGCGGGCAGGTGGGAGGGCAGGATtcctcctgcctgtgctgcctgcagtgcAGTGCCTTGTAAAGCCTTAGAAGCCAGGAGAGCACCTCTattttccaggattttttttttttctttcagttgtttgaatgtttcttttcattttaggtTAGtttaaagaaagactttttttttttttagtgggtttttgttttttttttttgaagcctaTGAAATAATGGCAGAAGCGGGACATGCGAcccatttttttctcagtgatcTCCACTGTGGAGGTGATGACCCGTCCTAGAGACGAGGCAAACTGTCTGGGTGAGGGAagagcttttgcttttccctcctcccttcaAGCAACAGCAataaaccaccaccaaaaaaaaaaaaaaaaaaaaagcaaagaaaccccTGCTTGGTAGGAAATATTGAATTAATTTTCATCTCTTTAGTAATCAGATTATGGGAACTAAATGCACGCAGAATGGTTTGGGGGGTCGGGAGggagctggaggggctggggggtgcagcaCAGAGATGCCCACCCGCAGGGGACTTGGCTTTGCCGCCGATCCCGGGCTGGTTTTGTGCCCAACTCCTTTGCCACGTCCCCTACCAGCTGCCCTcggcctcagtttccccacccaGAGCGGGAGGTTTGTGCCCTGAAATCCCGTCGGAGCCTCCaggggctcagccctgggggaaTACAGggtggtttattttaaatttttttttttttttttttttccaaaaacaccCAGGGAATATATTTATTAACGAACTGGGGAGATGCCAGCTCACACGAACTCCCCTGGGGCTGCTTGTGTCTTACTCCCCCCTCCGCTCCAAATCTCTCTAGGtgaggaaaaaatattcctgaaatttggcacatttttattagtttataaagattttttttttttttggttgttatttaaaaaaaaaccacaaaacaccaaccACCACCCTCCTTTCTGCAGTAAGAATAACTGTTCTCATGAGACGATACCAAATATATACGTCAAACGAATGTAATATGGTTACTGATTCCCGTCACTCTTATGTGGATTttatattttagatatattttaatgatttgtttttaatattgagTATTTGGAAGGGACAGTAACTGCTGCCATCGCCTCTTCCAGGCAGGGGAAGGTCTTGTCTCCATGgtggagctggggcagcccccgtgctgctttttttttttattttatttttttaattttctggaaatGCATCTGAAATATGGATTTATGCTCATTTTCCTGCAAATTGGGGCgggaaaatggaaaaacaaaattgGGGTTAATCTGGGGGGGGATGATTGGGATTAATCTGAGGGATGAGGCCGGATCCTGTCACCTGGTGGGTGCGGGACACCCAGGAGCAACCCCTGGGTGAGTCAATTTGAGGTTAAAAGGAGGGAATTTGGAACGAACCTCGCACTGATGTTTTTTTACCCgtttattttctgaagtggaGACCAGCCCTTCCGCTCGAGCAGGCGTTTTCCTGGGCGCATCCTCCAAAGCCAAACCTGGCTTGAAGTTCAGTTCACGCAGCATCGGGAAGGCGGGTGGTTCATTGATAAGGGAACACGGCAGCAGTTACTGTCCTTTAAACCATTGCAACAACAGGGCGATGTGGGGGAAGGCCAGGTATTGCTGTGTGTTTGagcaatgagagaaaaaaaaaaaagaaaaaaaaaaaaaagaagagaaaagaaaaaaaaaaaagctacctcAAGGTATGAAGTTACCTCAGcaatcgattttttttttttttttttttttttgggcttgctgatattttatataaaagctGATAgtcttgaatattttatttttttaatgaaaagagaaGTTAAGTTTCATAATTTCTTATGAGCCAGGAGTTATGTGCAGGTAACCAAGTGTTATGAGCTCTCTATGGAGAACGACAGGAATTTCAGACATAGTGGAAAAGATGGcagcagcttctttttttttttttttttttttttttggccttttcAAGCCAGTTAATGAATTTCACCACAAAACAAGAGCTGTCAGATGTCGCGACTCTTTGAGACCTTGGACAAATTGGAGCCCACCAACTTTTtcaattgggggaaaaaaaaaaccaccttaatttctttctttttttttttttttttttttttaattgaatttaaaaaaaaaaaatccaacaaccaAAACCTGCTACTGGCTGAAAGGCCTTTCTCAATCCAACTCCATCGAGAAATCAAATTATTAAAGAGCTTTGGGATCAGAAATCTTCCACTCCCGGGGATGTGAGGACGGACTCCTAGGCAGCGTTGACTATGCAAAGTGGGGTACACGGGGTTTGCTGGTATTTAAACCACACCAGCTCAGgcgatttttttttcaaacacttggaagccatatatatatatatatatatatttatatatatccCAGAACCCAAACGAATCGGCCTCCTGTGTTGCCACAGAGGCAGTGTCGAACCATCTTCTCCACTATgatgctgttaaatattttacagaGATTTGCCTCCGTTTTACCGAGgataagcaatttaaaaaaaaaaaaaaaaaaaaaagtgagaaggagagagagagaaattaacGGGAGccaattttgttttttttttctttatatatatataaacgcACATCGAGGAGAGAGAGGATGAATCCAACCCCGAGGACCGATGGGCCTGAAGCTCTCtgcccactccaacaggtccatgtgggttttttttgtttttttttttaagtcccaTCTTGCTATTTTTCACTGTACCTGCAGGAAAACAACCCTTGCTTGAATGATAgttaaaaaatacaagaaatttggTGGTAGTAAAGTGAATTTGGGAGCAGCGGGTGCTGCCATCCCCATCCCGCTGCCCCGTGCCTCTTTCCCCCCCTCCCGCGAAAATCTTTGGGGTGAGTGAGGAGCATGGGATCCGACCCATCACTGGTGGTAGGGAAGCACGGATCCTTTTTCTTCCCATAAATTTGGGgtcaaaagaacaaaattaaggCTTGGCAGCACCCggctggcagctcctgcccctcagGGCAgcgggagaggggcttctgtggggttttccttattttaaaattccattttttttttttttttttttttttttttaggaagactGATTATTTGTCCTAGGAAAAATGGTTTCTTATTACTTGAAATCTCTGgctctctactttttttttttttttcccagccttgcACAGAACAGTGTATTCAGACATCGGTGATTATAATTGTCTTTTTCCAACAGCAAGCGTTTTTGATAACTGGTTCAAACTGTATCATtgagggataaaaaaaaaaccaaacaaccaacaaatCCCCCCCCAAGCACCCCCAGTCCTGTTGATCTGGTTGTTGCAGTGAGAAGATCTTGACCTAAAAATCTGATGATTCAGGGGAAACCTTTGATGCTTTTTCCCACCCCCAAGGTGGTCCCGCTGCTGTAATGTAGGAGCGATCGATGCTTTttctgggggggaggggggaaatctcttttgttttcccaagggaaatTATTTATATAAAGTGATTTGCAGTAAGGAAGACGCCTCCAAGCATCTCCCATCTTTCTCCGGAGCCAAGCTGAGCTGGGAAGAGCGAGAGCGGGATAAAACAGGATCCCTGGCGTGGCTGGTTGGTGAGATGGGTGGCAGGAGACGCGAGTGAGCCCTGGATCAGGCCTGGAAtgaataagcaggaaaaaaaaaacaaaaaaagctctaGTGAACCCCAAAAGCAAGCAGGAAGGATCCCTGGCCCCGTGGTAGCTCTTCTAGCCGCTCTCTTTGTGCCAGAATAAAAGGTAATTTAGGGGGAACATCCTCATGGAGGGGTGAGAGATGCTATCAGCTCCTCTCTGCCGTGCTTTTATCCtagcagaaataatttgttttggtttttttaatttttttttttttcccctctgtgagCAAGGAGCAGCCTCAGCCCTGCCCCATCCTGGGatgcacggggggggggggtggtcagCTGCTGTCCTGAAACATCCTTGTCTGTGTGGTGAGGAAGGATGTGGAGCTTTTAAGTTGGAGCAGGGGGACGTAGGGAGCCTCCAGGCAGGATTTGGGGAACAGGGTAAAGTGGGTTTCTGCGGCTGGGTCATGCCGAGGAGGAGTTGCAGGCAGCGAGCAGGCAGAGCTTgtgctgctggctgcctctcCTGCCACGGGGCAGGAAGGAAAGGACGCTAAGCAAAGCACttctccgtgcctcagtttcccccgtGGGGGTGATGCTGCTCTCCTACCTCACAGGGCTGGTGTGAGGATGAACAAATTCCCCGTCTTTGGAAGCACTTTGAGCTCCTCGGTGCCGTGTCCTGTGCAAAGCATCACCGGaacgagccgccgccgccgcgttACGGAGAGACTTGGATATGGGGGTTCGCCTCGTTTTTAATGCTGTCAGAGTCTTCTTTTGCCATTCAgctggagaaaaagagaaaaaggcaaaaaaaaaaaaaattttcccaaaATCCCAGctaatgtttcttcttttccaagCTCTGAACGCGTTCTCAGCCGCTAAGAGCATCTGTGGGCTCAGCAGCGATCCTGGGGCCGTGttccctccctgcagcctgaCCTGGCTGACAGACTGGAAGGGTTTTACGGAGTCAAACTAGAGGAAAATCCAttgtaaatactgaaaaaaaccctgcctctaagctacattttttttgtttcctgggcattaggttttgggtttgttttattttttttttttttagtgcactaaataaaaaaaaaaaaaaaaaaaagaagaaagcagtaaaAGTTAGTCAGGTAGTTAATcagtgccagaaaaaaaaaaaaaaattaatttctagcttCAACTATTTTGAGTGTTTTCtagactctgaaaaaaaaaaaaaagatcagaaacgCAGACTTGCTATAAGACAGTTGAAGACGTTAATTTAATTTCGTTTTATTGATGTAGGtcttccctccctgtcccctgctGGTCCACACAACATAGGCTTTTGATATTTTTGCAACTTTCTTATTTTTGGAGAATTTAGTAACTGagggttggggtgttttttttgggttctgattttttttttttttttgatcgtttttaatttcttttttttgtttgtttgtttttccgttgtagctttttcttttgtttggatgAAATCGGTGTGATCCTGTGAAACGTGTATTCTCCTGAGAGGGCACAGAAATATTTAAGCATCCTCCTAACGCGCTGGCTCCCGGCAGCCGCTTGGGCTGTGCCTTGTTGAGTCTGGCCGTGGGCTTTCCCGGCCGGAGGGTGCAGGATTTGGCTGTGGATTGGCTTTGGGAGCTGGAAGCAGCGATGGGGCGGTGGGAACGAGCCCTGCTTTGGGCTCGGGAGGCTTCGAGCTGCTGGTCGGAGGTGGGTGGCCACGGGCCGGGTACCCGGCGCTTGGGAAGTGGCCTCGGAGCAGGTGCTTGGCAATAACTGGTCAAAGCTTGGAATTAATTCGGGAAGCCCAACGGCGGCTCCACATCGGCAGCGCGTGGGGAAGAGAGAGATGCGTCCCCATTCGGTTGAATAAGCCTTTcttcttactatttttctttgattttttttttttttaaatgttatttcttttttttaaactcatttgtGATTGTGGATGAGATTCAGAGCAGAGCAAAACCAGCCAGAGGCTCTTAAAATcatgaattttttattatttttttttttggagacgGTGCAGGTGCTGCGAGCTGGAAACGTACACGTACAAAACTACCTCAGAGCTGACAGGGAGCCCCGAGGGACCGATGGGGGGGTCCCTCATCACCCCCCACGGCAGGATCTGGCCTCTGGCACCCCCGAGCTCAGCAGAGACCCTCCCGACTGGTGGTGGGGGAGGCAGTTTTGACCTCCTGGTTCGATGCCCTGCGGTTAGGTAGAGCTgtgtggtggaggaggaggaagaggagagccGAGGAGGAAGGCTCTGGAGGATGCCAGAAGGGTGGCAGGATGGGCTGGGGGCTGAGTCAGACCCAAAAGTCAGCCCTGGGCTGACTGGGGTGTGCGTTTGATCCCTGCTGCTTTACTGTACGTTACAGAATTCTTGAGTTTTTTTGTTGAATACCTCTgtgggcggcgggggggggagatgCTCTGCTGGACCCGCCAGCGTGGCAGAGCGGTGGGTTATGAACTGTGGATAATATTTGGGTGCTGCCGATCAGCCCGAGCTAACAGCgaaagggatttttttgcttaaaaaaaaaaaaagaaaaaatttttttaaaagaatttaataatttaaaccCCAGGAGTTGGGATGTACgacagaactgaaacagaactgaagctttttttttttttttttaaattttggacaAGTTTGGGAAATGGTCTCTGCAAAGAAACACTTAAGTCCAGCGGGAAGGAGTTCGCTGATGTTTTGGGGTGGGAAGGGCTGATCCGGAGCACGAGCCTGGCAGAGCTGCCCACGGGAGGCAGGGAATGGCGCTGGGCAGAACATCCTGGAAAATTGATGGGATTGACCAGAATCAGGGCAGAAAATAACCCTTAAAATGGCCATAATTGGTGCGAGTGTTTGTTACCCAGCAGTTTAATCGCGTCGGTTCGTTTAAAACGCATCTGGATGAATCTCGGGATCAAATTCCTTGACTTCAGGAGGAAATCTGGCCCTAAACCGTGACTCCCCCC contains the following coding sequences:
- the IGF2BP1 gene encoding insulin-like growth factor 2 mRNA-binding protein 1 isoform X2, whose amino-acid sequence is MNKLYIGNLNENVTPADLEKVFNDHKISFSGQFLVKSGYAFVDCPDEQWAMKAIETFSGKVELHGKQLEIEHSVPKKQRSRKIQIRNIPPQLRWEVLDGLLAQYGTVENCEQVNTDSETAVVNVTYANREQTRQAIMKLNGHQLENHALKVSYIPDEQSLPGPENGRRGGFGARGAPRQGSPVTAGAPVKQQPVDIPLRLLVPTQYVGAIIGKEGATIRNITKQTQSKIDVHRKENAGAAEKAISIHSTPEGCSAACKMILEIMQKEAKDTKTADEVPLKILAHNNFVGRLIGKEGRNLKKVEQDTETKITISSLQDLTLYNPERTITVKGSIENCCKAEQEIMKKVREAYENDVAAMSLQSHLIPGLNLAAVGLFPASSNAVPPPPSSVSGAAPYSSFMPPEQETVHVFIPAQAVGAIIGKKGQHIKQLSRFASASIKIAPPETPDSKVRMVVITGPPEAQFKAQGRIYGKLKEENFFGPKEEVKLETHIRVPASAAGRVIGKGGKTVNELQNLTAAEVVVPRDQTPDENEQVIVKIIGHFYASQMAQRKIRDILAQVKQQHQKGQSGQTQARRK
- the IGF2BP1 gene encoding insulin-like growth factor 2 mRNA-binding protein 1 isoform X1, yielding MNKLYIGNLNENVTPADLEKVFNDHKISFSGQFLVKSGYAFVDCPDEQWAMKAIETFSGKVELHGKQLEIEHSVPKKQRSRKIQIRNIPPQLRWEVLDGLLAQYGTVENCEQVNTDSETAVVNVTYANREQTRQAIMKLNGHQLENHALKVSYIPDEQSLPGPENGRRGGFGARGAPRQGSPVTAGAPVKQQPVDIPLRLLVPTQYVGAIIGKEGATIRNITKQTQSKIDVHRKENAGAAEKAISIHSTPEGCSAACKMILEIMQKEAKDTKTADEVPLKILAHNNFVGRLIGKEGRNLKKVEQDTETKITISSLQDLTLYNPERTITVKGSIENCCKAEQEIMKKVREAYENDVAAMSLQSHLIPGLNLAAVGLFPASSNAVPPPPSSVSGAAPYSSFMVGSGGGSALHPWERCGLYPQPPEQETVHVFIPAQAVGAIIGKKGQHIKQLSRFASASIKIAPPETPDSKVRMVVITGPPEAQFKAQGRIYGKLKEENFFGPKEEVKLETHIRVPASAAGRVIGKGGKTVNELQNLTAAEVVVPRDQTPDENEQVIVKIIGHFYASQMAQRKIRDILAQVKQQHQKGQSGQTQARRK
- the IGF2BP1 gene encoding insulin-like growth factor 2 mRNA-binding protein 1 isoform X4; translated protein: MNKLYIGNLNENVTPADLEKVFNDHKISFSGQFLVKSGYAFVDCPDEQWAMKAIETFSGKVELHGKQLEIEHSVPKKQRSRKIQIRNIPPQLRWEVLDGLLAQYGTVENCEQVNTDSETAVVNVTYANREQTRQADEVPLKILAHNNFVGRLIGKEGRNLKKVEQDTETKITISSLQDLTLYNPERTITVKGSIENCCKAEQEIMKKVREAYENDVAAMSLQSHLIPGLNLAAVGLFPASSNAVPPPPSSVSGAAPYSSFMPPEQETVHVFIPAQAVGAIIGKKGQHIKQLSRFASASIKIAPPETPDSKVRMVVITGPPEAQFKAQGRIYGKLKEENFFGPKEEVKLETHIRVPASAAGRVIGKGGKTVNELQNLTAAEVVVPRDQTPDENEQVIVKIIGHFYASQMAQRKIRDILAQVKQQHQKGQSGQTQARRK
- the IGF2BP1 gene encoding insulin-like growth factor 2 mRNA-binding protein 1 isoform X3, which translates into the protein MNKLYIGNLNENVTPADLEKVFNDHKISFSGQFLVKSGYAFVDCPDEQWAMKAIETFSGKVELHGKQLEIEHSVPKKQRSRKIQIRNIPPQLRWEVLDGLLAQYGTVENCEQVNTDSETAVVNVTYANREQTRQAIMKLNGHQLENHALKVSYIPDEQSLPGPENGRRGGFGARGAPRQGSPVTAGAPVKQQPVDIPLRLLVPTQYVGAIIGKEGATIRNITKQTQSKIDVHRKENAGAAEKAISIHSTPEGCSAACKMILEIMQKEAKDTKTADEVPLKILAHNNFVGRLIGKEGRNLKKVEQDTETKITISSLQDLTLYNPERTITVKGSIENCCKAEQEIMKKVREAYENDVAAMSVRSGGGSALHPWERCGLYPQPPEQETVHVFIPAQAVGAIIGKKGQHIKQLSRFASASIKIAPPETPDSKVRMVVITGPPEAQFKAQGRIYGKLKEENFFGPKEEVKLETHIRVPASAAGRVIGKGGKTVNELQNLTAAEVVVPRDQTPDENEQVIVKIIGHFYASQMAQRKIRDILAQVKQQHQKGQSGQTQARRK